The sequence GGCGGGCAGCCCTCCGTCGTGCCTGCGCGGTAGCGGGACGGCTCAGGATCAGGAAAGGTTCGTGCCGGGATCGTCCTTGGGCAGGTAGGGCTGGGGGATGATCATGTCCTCCGGTACCGGCAGCCGGTGATAATCGGAGTGGTGTACACGTGGCGGCAACTCGATCGGGGTGTATTCGACCTGCTGGTACGGGATCAGGCTCAGCATGTGGCTGATGCAGTTCAGGCGAGCCAGCTTCTTGTCCGTCGCGGGTACCACCCACCAGCGAGCCTCCGGGATGTGCGTGCGTTCCAGCATCACTTCCTTGGCTTTGGTGTAGTCCTCCCAGCGGCGGCGCGATTCGAGATCCATCGGGCTGAGCTTCCAGTGCTTGAGCGGATCACTCACGCGGCACTGAAAGCGAAACTCCTGCTCTGTATCCGTGATGGAGAACCAATACTTGATCAGGCGGATGCCCGATCGGATCAGCATCTTTTCAAACTCTGGCACCGTGCGGAAAAACTCCTCGTAATCCTCATCGGAGCAAAAGCCCATCACCCGCTCGACTCCCGCGCGGTTGTACCAGCTGCGGTCAAAGAGCACCATTTCGCCCGCCGCCGGCAGGTGCGCGACGTACCGCTGAAAATACCATTGGGTGCGTTCGCGGCTGTTCGGTGCTGGCAGCGCGGCGACCCGGCACACCCGGGGATTCAGGCGCTGCGTGATGCGCTTGATCACGCCGCCCTTGCCTGCCGCGTCGCGCCCCTCGAAGATCACCACGATCTTTTCGCCCGACGCCACCACCCACTCCTGCATCTTTACCAGCTCGGATTGCAGCCGGAAGAGTTCGCGAAAATAAAAGTGCCGCTGGATCTTCTCATCCTCCATCTCCTCCAGCGTCTGCGGCGGATGGTATTCCGTGCGCCGATCCTCCATCTCGAGTTCCAGCTCCTCGTCGAAGCTGTCTATCATCTCGCGATGTGCTCGGGCGATGAGGTCTTGCGTGGATTGCTGGTTGTGCTTTTCGTCGGAGTTCATGGCGTGGAAGGGATGGGATTTCCTAGTCGAGCTTGATGTGTTCGAGATTGACCCCCTTGGTCTCGATGGCGAAGCGATGCGTCACCCATGCCCCGAGTAGACAGGTGCCGATCAGGATGTAGAGCAGCGTGGCCGTACCGATGTCCTTGAGCAGGATGGGGAAGAGAAATGCCGTCGCCACCGCACCGACCTTGGCAAACGATGCCGCAAACCCAGCGCCAACTCCGCGTACCTTCGTGGGAAATACTTCCCCTGCCAGCAGGTACGTCATCGCGTTCGGTCCCATGTTGGTCATGAAGTTGAACAGCATGAATCCCGCAAAGATCAGCAGCACGTGTGTCGTTCCGTCGAAGTACGTCGAGATAGCTGCCAGCAGGAGTCCGATTGCACACCCGATAAAGCCGCCAATCTGGAGCTTGATCCGGCCCACCCGGTCTGCGAGGAAGATTGCCGCCACGATGCCCAGGATGAGCAGCACATCGATGATGGCTGCTCCCTTTGCCGCCTGGATGTCATCGTGAATGACGTCGGCAAGGTTGCGCGGGACGCCGGAGTCATGCCCAAAGGTGTACGCCAGGATCGTCGGCGTGAAGATGCCGATGCCGTAGGTGGAAAGATCCTGCAGGAACCACGGCACGGAGGCCAGGATCGTGGCGCGGCGGTACTTGGGCTTGGTAAAGAGCTTCGTAAACTCCGGCGTGTTTGCGGCCTCGATGGTCAGCGCGGCATCGGGTTCCAGCACGATGTCTTTTGGGTACTGCGGTTTGCGCTCGAGCAGGCGGCGCATTTCCCGCTCTGCCTCTTTGTGCCGTCCTTTGCTCATCAGCCAGTGCGGGCTCTGGGTGATGAAAAACCGCCCGATGATCACGGTGATGGCCGGGATGATCGCGCAGGCGTACATCAGTCGCCAGTCGGCCATGGACTTTGAGATCGAGAGAATGAAAAAACCGAGTACCGTGCCTGCCAGCGCGCCGACCGCCTGGAATCCAAAGGCTCCCAGCACCAGCTTTCCCCGGCAATGGCTCGGGATGCTTTCCGAGATCACCAGATGCGCGGTGGGATAATCGCACCCCAGCGCCAGTCCCATTCCGAACAGGCTCAGCACGAGGAACGGGAAACTAGGGCTTACAGCCACCAGGACGAGAAAGATGGTGAAAAGCACCATTTCCGAGATGAAGAGCATCTTCCGGCCAAAGTGATCCGCCAGCCCGCCCAGCGCGGTCGCGCCGATGAGGATGCCCGCCAGAGAGGCCGCGCTGATCATTCCCTTGTCAGCCGCCGTGAGCTGAAACTCGCGAACCATCAGCGGCAGCGCCACGCCTGTCATGAAGACCACGAGACCCTCGAAAAACTTGCCCGCAGTGGCCAGCCCCCAGATCCGCCATTGCATTCGCGTCATGGGCGCTTCGGAGACCTCCGTGCCATCCTCCCAGCGGGGGGTCTCGTCGATGTACTCCTGGATGGTCTTGGGTCGTTTGCTCATACGCGGTGGAGGGGCCGGATTCCGACCGCCTTGAGGGGCAGGCTGGCTGGTGTCTTGCGGCATCGTCAAGGGGGCAAATATGACAGTTTCGACACCTTTTCGCACTTGCGTTTTCTGGCAATCAAACGGGGTTTTTACGCAAAATTGCATGTCGTTCGGTTGCATCCCGGCCATCCCTGCATACGTTTCAGGCCGCTATGAAACACGTACCCCGCATCCTCGCGATTCTGGCTCTCTCCACTGCCGCCGCGTTCGCCGCGCCGGAAATTGGCAAACCCGCTCCTGATTTCTCTCTTAAGGACGCTTCCGGCAAGGAGGTGAAGCTCTCCGATTACAAGGGCAAGTACGTTGTCCTCGAGTGGGTGAACTTTGGCTGTCCCTTCGTGAAGAAGCACTACGGCTCAGGGAATATGCAGGCCCTTCAGAAGGATCTCACCGGCAAAGGAGCTGTCTGGCTTTCGATTTGTTCCTCTGCCGAGGGCAAGCAGGGCTTCTTTCCCAAGGGCGAGGTAGCCGCTGCGGTAAAGGAGAATGGCTCCAATGCCACGGACTATCTGATCGACGCCTCGGGTGAGGTCGGCAAGCTCTACGGAGCCGTCACTACGCCGGAAATGTTCCTTATCAATCCAGAGGGCGAGCTGGTCTACAAAGGCGCCATCGACAGCGCTGCAAGTCCCGATCCTGCCACGATCAAGGACGCCACAAATTACGTAAAGGCTGCCTTTGAAGAGGCTTCCGCGGGCAAGCCCGTGTCGAATCCCTCGACCAAGTCCTACGGCTGCTCGGTCAAGTACTAGGCCTAGCGCCCCAGCGGTTCGCTTACTGTCACGCCGGACGGCGGCTTGAAGGAGAAGTCGTCCGGCGTAAGCGCCGCCTTTCGCTCGTTGGAAAATGTGATCGTGCTCGACTCGCCCGGACCTGAAACCAGCACCATGCGGCGAGCTTTCAGATCCGCCCCGATCACCAGCGTGATCGACTGGATCGTGCCGCGCATCGCCCGGCTTCGAGGTGTCAGGTCCATCGTGTAGCCATCAGCATTGCGCTCGGCTTTTACCGAGTAGTTCTTTGCGATGTCGCGCAGCCCGAGGCCGGACGTCATGGCTGAAAGGGATTCTCTCAGGGCTTTGTTGGAGGACAGTGTGTATTTCTCGGCCTCCTTGTAGGCGGGGTAGTACATCCACAGTGTTTCTCCGTCACATGCCGTCAGTGATTTTCCCGGCACTTCCCGGCGAAACTTGTTTGGAGCGAGAAAGGCGATCGTGCCCGTTTCGACCACCGGCTTTTCCATCATCGCCAGTTTCTTCTCCTCGCGGAAATCACTCTGGATCGCTCCATCGGCCCGCTTGGCGGCGATCTGGTCGAGCAGATGCGCCGTCTCGTCATCACTCATTGGCTGGGCGGCAGCCCACGCTACGGGAAGTGTCAAAGCGAGGAGGAGGAGTCGTTTCATGCGGAGACGGGGACAAATTGATACCACTGCGTGGGGTGCTGGATGATCTCCTCGAACAATTCCGCGGCAATTTGCCGGGTGCAATCCTCGATCGCTTGTTTTCGAAGTTCCCTCGACGCGGCTTCCACGTGGATCGGCGGCTTCGCGATCAGTCGATATTTCCCGCCCCGCAGACGCAGGACGATCACCGGCACGACCGGGCATCGCGTCATGGCCGCGAGGATCGCGGGCGCAGTGGAGAAAAGGGTGCGGCCATTGGGCAGGGAGATCGGCAGGCCGTGCTCGGCGATGGGGCGATCGGCCAGCAGCGCCACGCAACGCCCCGCATCCAGGCTGCGCACGATCTGGATCGAAGAGAACGGGTCTGCTCCCACCGGTACGGTTTCTGTGTTCCAGCGCTGCCGCCACTTCGCCCGCCACTCTGTCAGTGAGGCAGTCGGTTCCGGCAGTGTGCCGATCGTGAGTGGGATGCCGGCCTTGCCGAGAGCCACTGCGCCGTACTCGAAGAAACTGAAATGGGCCGTCGCGAGGATCACTCCCCGTCCGCCGGACATCGCGGCGCGCAGGTGCTCCAGCCCGCCGTCGTTCTCCTGTAGCGACTGGGCTTTCTTCACCGGCATCGCCCCGACGGCGACGTAGTCGGCGATGGTCGCGCCGAAGTTGACGAATACCCGCACCGCTTCGGCTTCGGATACCGGCTCCTTGCGCAGGAGCTGGAGGTTGCGGCGCACCACTTCGCGCACAGCGGGCTGGGTCATGGCATAGGTCCAAGCCACGGTGCGGCTGACCGCTTGAAAGACCGGCCTGCGGGTGTACGGGTACAGCCGGGTGCAAAGGGAGAAGATCGAGTCCTGGTACAGCCTCTGGTAGGCCCATCTCTCGGTGTGCGAACGTCCCGACATCAACGCAGCGACTCCGGTTCCGGCAGCACGCAGGTATACCCTGCATTCTTCAGTCGTTCCAGCAGCCGCTCGAGCGTGGAGACGCGGTAGCGGCTGGCGCCTCCTTCATGAAGCAGGATGATTGCGCCCGGTCGGACCGATGCCATGATGCGCTGGATCACGACCGTGGGTGCAGCAGGGCACCCATCCTTTCCGCTGGCCGACCAGCCGATCACGCGCTGGCTTTCGGCTGCAGCGGCCGGGTGGACCGACATGTTGTTCATTCCCACGGGGGATCGGAACCACTTCGGCTTGGATCCCGTCGCGGTTTCGATGGCCTTGTTTCCCCAGGCGATTTCATGCCGGACGACCGGCTTGGGTGCCGCCCACCACCAACCCGACGAATGACTGTACGTGTGATTGCCCAAGCTGTGTCCTTCCCGGAGGATTCGACGCACGAGTGCCCGCTGGCTGTCCACTTGCCGACCAATCACGAAAAACGTCGCCTTTGCCTCGTATCTGGCCAGCGCGTCGAGCATTCCCGGTGTGTCTCGCGGATCAGGACCATCGTCGATCGTCAGCCACACCTCACGCTTCTCGGTTTCGAAGCGTGTTGCCACCGGGCCCTGCCACGCGCAGTTCTGGCGGAGCGTGGGATAGAGCCAGAAGAAATTGTGCGTCATTTCCACCGACCATCGGGCGCGCCACGGGGTCAGCGGCCAGAGTGCGAGCGCGGCGGCACGTGCGGCCAGGATTAGATGTCGCGTGGAGAGAGCCATTTCCTCCGAAGCTGCCAGACTCGCCACAGTCGCGGAAACAGCAAAATGCAAAGCCGCGTGTGGGTGCCCGCAAGCAGCAGGTTGTCGCGCAGGTAGCGAAAGTGCGTCACCCCGCCATCCGCCTTCTCCGGATACCTCACTGGTACCGGACGATTGATGGGTTCCACCCCCGCCCAAAAAAGCCGTACAGCCAGTTCGGTATCAAAATCGAAGCGTCGCGCCGTCGTGATCGATCGCATGACGTCAATCGCGGGTCGCAGCGGATATAATCGGAAGCCGAAAAGCGAGTCACGGATGCCACCCCAGAGTGTTTCCAGATTGGCAAACCAGTTTCCGACCCGCCGTCCTTTTACTCGCTCCGCCGGCGCCTCGGGTCCGAAGACCGGCTCTCCGAGAATCATGGCCCCGGGATGCCTTTGTGAAAGCTCCATGAAGCCAGTGACATCCTGCACCGGATGCTGGCCGTCGGCATCCATCAGCAGCGCGTGCGTGTAGCCTGCCTTGGCCGCGGCTTCCATCGCCACGAGGCTGGCTCCGCCTTTGCCTCGGTTTTCCCCAAGATGGATCACGCTCAGCCCCGGCTCGGAGCGAGCTAGCTCCTGGATTTCTGCCACGCTTTCATCCGTGCTCCCATCGAGCACCACCCACACGGGCTGCCACACGTTCAGCACGGCGCGTGCGGTTTCCACAAGCATCCGGCCACTATTGTAGCTCGGCAGGATGACGATTCTCTCCCGGTCCTCGAAACTCAAAGTGAGACGTCTTTCTTGCGGCGGAGAATGCTCTCGCCCGTGTACTCGAGGTTGCTGCGGAAGTAATCCTCCAGCCGCTGCGCCAGTGCCGGGGCGGTTTCGCCCTCCTGCGGCGTGAAGACCTCGCCGAGTGTTATCCGTACTGTGATCGGGAGCCGGGCGGGAGAAAAGAGGGGGAATTCCTTGGAAAGATATCGTCCCTCCTGCTCGATGAGGACTGTCTGGATCGGAGCGCCGGTCTTGGTTGCGATGAGGGCAAAGCCATGTTTGAAAGGATTCACCGCCTGCGCCCTAGTCCGCGTGCCCTCGGGGAAGATGAGGAGATTCTCTCCTTCTCGGATCTTCTCGATGCCTTCGCGTACCAGGGTTGGCCCCTGGTCGTTCGTAATATACCCCGCCATTCGCGCGGCACCGCCGAGGTAGGAGCGTTTCATCAGGCTGGCGCGCATCACGCAGATGGCGTTGGGAACGAAGCTCAGCAGGTAAATTGCATCGAGCTCGCTCGGGTGATTCGGAGCGATGATCGTGCCTCGCAGGCTGCGGAGTTTTTCCACGTCATCGATCTGGATGTCAAAGGCGCCAAGGGCCGTGGAGATCTTGAGCCAGTTGCGAAAGAGCCAATGGATCAGGTGCTGGCCCGTGGACGGTCGAATCGAGTTTCCCGCCAGCCTGCGCAGCAGGATGCAGGCAGGACACACCACGATACCACTGCCTATGAAGAGAAAGATCGCCGTGACCTGGCGCACGTAATCCCAGATTCCCCGTACGGAAAAAAACACGCGGCGTCGCCCGCGCACATAGATGGGAGAGGGAGAGTGGGCTCTCACTGTGGACATGTGCAGGATACGCTATCGCGGGTTTGGTGAGATTTCGAGTGCGTTGTTGCTTGCCCTCGGACTCTCTTCGGGCGACACACACTCCTCGCCCCATGCGCAAGTGGCTCACCATCATCCTTCAGACACTGGTCAGCGTGGCTCTGCTCGCCTGGATCTTCCGCGATGCCTCGACACGGCGCGAGGTGATGCAGTTTGTTCGTGAGGCGGATATCTTCTGGCTCGTGACAGGGGTGGCTTCCGCCGGGGTGGGGATCATCCTTGGTGTTTATCGCTGGGAGATTTTTTTGCGTGTCATGGGCATCCGCCTCTCCGGTTGGGAGCTCTTTCGCATCTCGATGGTGGGGTTGTTTTTTAATAACTTCCTTGTCGGCGCAGTCGGAGGCGATGCCGTGAAGGTCGTGTGGCTGGGTGCGAAGGGGCATTCGAAAGTCTCCGCTTTGGTATCGGTGCTCATGGATCGAATGAGCGGGCTGGGGGCGTTGGTCGTTTGTTCGCTCGTGTTCATCGCTGGTCGGCTTGACTGGCTCTCGCGCAGCCCTGTTGTTGCCGGGGTGAGCCATGTCGTCCTTGTGTATCTGGTAGCGGTCCTTGTTTTCCTCGGCATCACATTTGTCCTGGCCATGCGAGGGGTGACGGATCGGCTCCCCGCTCGTATTCCCGGCCGCGGACAGTTGGTGAATTTCACCTCAGCCTATTTCAAGTTCGTTTCGCACTGGCGCTCGACTCTGGCAGCCTCGCTTATCTCCTGCGTCATTCTGGTGTCGTATATCGGCACCTTTTATTGCGCGGCCCGGGCCTTCGGCGTAAACCAGCCTTTCGTGGACTTCCTCGCCTTCATGCCAGCGGTCGACATTATTGCCGCGATGCCAGTGAGCCTGGGAGGCTTCGGGGTCCGGGATCAGCTTTTTGCCACCATCATGGGCGATCTGTACGGCATCCCCGTCGCACAGGCGGTCTCGATCTCGCTTTGCGGGGCTTTCATGTCTCTGATTTGGGGGCTTCTCGGCCTCGCCATGCTGCCCTCGTATCGCCGCGTCGTCCGGGAGGAAACTGAGACCGCATGAGTTCGCCCGTTCGCCAGGCCGCCCAGCGCTATCGACGCTGGAAAAATCTGTACTATTACTCGCTCGGGAAGGCCTTCCTCGACCCAGCCTATCCTGCCGTCGCCCGGCTTTTCCGCAATTCGACTCTCCCGCTACTCGATCTCGGTTGCGGGATGGGACTTCTCACTGCTTATCTGCGCGCCTCGGGTCATGGCTCGCATGTCATTGGCATTGAGCTGGATGCTGAAAAGGTTAGCGTCGCCCGAGAGGTTCTTGGCGAGGCCGGGGCCGAGTTCCATCCTGGCGACGCGTTTTCCTTCCCACCCCATCTTGGCGATGTGGTCATGCTCGACGTGATCCATTACTTCGATGATGCACAGCAGCAGGCGCTCCTCACTCGCATCGCGCAAAGTCTCGCTCCCGGCGGTGTCGCCGCCATTCGGTTCACACTCAATGAACGTCACTGGCGCTTCGCTCTTACCCGGGCGGAGGAATGGTTTGTTCATCGCAGTGGCTGGATTCCCACGACGGGGCATAATTTCCCCACGGCCGAAGAAATGACCCGAGCATTCGTCGCTGCAGGATGCGAGGTCACAATGGAGCCGATGTGGGGTTGCACACCCTTCAATAGCTACCTCCTCGTCGCTCGGCGACGGGATTGATGGAGCGGGGCTAGTTCTTGGTGCGGAGGCCGCTGAAGTCCTTGATGCGGTCTTCCAGTTCCTTGATCCGCACCTCCATCTTGGCGATGGTCTCCTCTGCTGCCATCAGGCGACGCCGTTTGTCGAGAAGGGAAGTCTCCAGCTCGCGCACTCGTTTCTGGAGGTTGAAGCGAATGTTGCCCTTGGTCGGCAGCTCCAGCTTGTCAAAGAAGGTGCCGGCAGGAACTTCTTCCTCCTTGGGCGCGGCCATGGCCTCCTGGAAAAACGCCGTGTCGCGCAATGCCACCCATTCGCCCGTGCACGAGTTGATCAGCAGCGTGTCCGGCGTGATCTCCTCCATGCGGTAAAACTCGATCAGAGCTCCGGCCGTCGTCGGGCCGTACAGCAGATCCTCGCCCACCACGACCAGCCAGTCCATTTTCATGTCGGCCACCATGGGAGCCTTCGTCCACACGACATTGTCCGGCGACAGCATGTCCTGCGGATTCACATGCGCGGAGCGCGCCCATTCCTGGATTTTCGAGAGGTGGATCGGTCCGAAGACCTCGCCGTTCTCGTGCTTTTTCAGGTACCAATTAACGGGATTATCGGTCTGCGGCATAGGGAGTCTCTGGGAGAAGGGGAGGGTTGATGCAACAATGCGCGAATCCGCCTCGAAAGACAAGATTTGTTGGGGCGCGAAACCGCCCGATCCCGATATCGGGGACTCACAATCGAGTCCGACATCGAACTTGCGCCCAGGCCCAATCACGGGCACACTGTCAAGTTCCCCCGAAACCGGGGTTAACGAACGCTATGAGCAAAACATTATTGGATAAAGTCTGGGAGGCGCACACCGTGCGCAAACTGCCGAACGGAGCAACTCAACTGTTGATCGGCACCCACCTTATTCATGAGGTGACCAGCCCTCAGGCTTTCGGCATGCTGCGTGATCTGGGCCTCAAGGTCCTCTATCCGCAGCGCACCTTCGCCACCGTCGACCACATCGTGCCCACCGACGAGCGCGAGGAGCCGTTTTCTGATCCGCTGGCGGACGAAATGATCAAGGCCCTCCGTGCCAACTGCGACGAATTCGGCATCAAGTTCTTCGACCTGCCGACTGGCGCGCAGGGTATCGTGCACATCGTCGGTCCCGAGCAGGGCATCACCCAGCCCGGCACCACCATCGCCTGCGGCGACTCGCACACCTCGACCCACGGCGCTTTCGGCGCGATCGCCTTCGGCATCGGCACCAGCCAGGTCCGCGACGTGCTCGCGACCCAGACCATGGCGCTGCACAAGCCCAAGGTCCGCCGCATCAATGTCGACGGCAAGCTCGCCCCCGGCGTCTATGCCAAGGACGTCATCCTCCACATCATCCGCAAGCTCGGGGTGAATGGCGGCATCGGCTACGCCTACGAATACGGCGGCTCGACCTTTGACAATTTCACGCAGGAAGAGCGCATGACCGTCTGCAACATGTCCATCGAGGGCGGCGCCCGCGTGGGATATGTGAATCCGGACGACACCACCTTCGATTACCTCAAGGGCCGTCCCTACGCGCCCAAGGCCGAGGAGTGGGATGCCGCGATCGCCCGCTGGCGTTCCTTTGCTTCCGACCCGGATGCCACCTACGACGACGTGGTGAACTTCCGAGCCGAGGACATCGGACCCACGATCACCTGGGGCATCAACCCCGGCCAGGCCATTTTCATCGACGAGAACGTCCCGACTCCCGCCGAACTGCCCGAGAAGGATCGCGCGACCGCCGAAGAGGCTCTCGTGCACATGAATCTCGCGCCCGGCAAGCCCATCAAGGGCACCAAGGTCGACGTTGCTTTCCTCGGCAGCTGTACTAACGGCCGCCTGAGCGACCTCACCGAGGTGGCGCGCTTCGTCAAGGGCCGCAAGGTCAAAGACGGCGTGAAGGCCATCGTCGTGCCCGGTTCCCAGGGCGTCTCGCAGATCGCCGAGAAAATGGGCCTTGCGGAAATCTTCCGCGACGCCGGTTTCGAGTGGCGCGGTGCGGGCTGCTCGATGTGCCTCGGCATGAACCCCGACAAGCTCGTCGGCCATCAGCTCTGCGCCAGCTCCAGCAACCGTAACTTCAAGGGCCGCCAGGGTAGCCCGACCGGTCGGACAGTGCTCATGAGCCCGATCATGGTCGCCGCCGCCGCCCTCACCGGCGAGATCACCGACGCCCGCGAAGTCTTCGACATCAAATAACTCGTTTATGGCTCTCGAAAAAATCACCCAGGTCACCGGCCGCGGCGTCTACGTCCCCGGTGAAGACATCGACACGGACCGCATCATCCCGGCCCGTTTCATGAAGTGCATCACCTTCGACGGTCTCGGCGAGTTCGCCTTCTACGACGAACGCAAGGCCGCCGACGGCTCGCTCAAGCCGCATCCGCTCAACGAAGAACGCTATGTTGGCGCGAAGTTCCTCCTCTCCGGGTCGAACTTCGGCTGCGGCAGCTCGCGTGAGCACGCTCCGCAGGCCCTCTACCGCTACGGCTTCCGCGCTGTCATTGCCGAGAGCTTTGCCGAGATTTTCTTCGGCAACTCGATCACGCTCGGTATGCCCTGCGCCGTCATGGCCCACGACGATATCCAGGCCCTTGCCGGTCTCATCGAAAGCGATCCCGCCATCCTCATCACTCTCGACCTGCTCGAGGGCAAGGTGACGGCCGCCGACATGGACTTCCCGGCCACGCTTCCTCCGCATGCGAAGGAAGCTCTCGTTCAGGGCAAATGGGACGCCATCGCCGACCTCCTCGAGAGCGTTGACGACATCAAGAACGTGGCGGGCAACCTCGCCTACTTCAAGGCCGCCTAAGCGCCCTTAGTCCCAAAGACCTTTACGCGCAGCGGGGTGGATTCGTCCTCCCCGCTGTTTGCGTTTTCAGAGTACTTTGCCGAGCACTGCGAGCGTCTCGTTCACATTCCGCTCGATGGAATACTGCGCCGCCAGCTCTCGGCAGGCCTTCCCCGTCGCCGCACGATCCTGTGAGCGCCAGTAGCGCAACGCCTCCGCCAGTCCTTCTACGTCACCGGGCTCGACGACCGAGCCATGCACGCCCGGCGTGATGATTTCGGAAAACCCATTCGCCGTGGTCGTGATGACGGGCAGCCCCGCCGCCAGCCCCTCCAGGCAGGCATTGGAAAACGGATCGTAGATCGTCGGCAGGATGAACACATCCGCTGCTGCGAAGACCGGGGGCAGATCGCTTACCGGCCCGAGGAAAATCGCCGACGGGGACGAATACGCCGCCTTTTTACCGCGTCCCGCCACGAGCACTTTCGCGTCCGCCTTTTCCGCTGCCGCCAGCGCAAAAGCCAGCCCCTTGCGTTCCCAGCCGCTCCCGGCAAAAAGCGCGAGATAACCCTCATCCAGCCCAAGGGCGGAGCGGGATTCCACCCGATCGGCTGCCGCGAGCGCGCCGCCGATGCCATTGGGCACGATGTGGATTTTCTCCTGCGGATACTCGTGCCAGCGAACGATCTCCTCCGCCACCATGCGGGAATTTGCAATCACCGCCCGCGCCGTCTGGAACACGCCGCGCTCCAGGCGCATCAGGGCCAGGTGCTTCGGGTTGTAACGGTGAAACATCGCCTTCCACCACGGCTCGAATTTCGACCGGCGCTGAATCCACGCCGCATGCACGCCGTCCCCCGCCCGGTATACGTCGCAGC comes from Terrimicrobium sacchariphilum and encodes:
- the ppk2 gene encoding polyphosphate kinase 2 gives rise to the protein MNSDEKHNQQSTQDLIARAHREMIDSFDEELELEMEDRRTEYHPPQTLEEMEDEKIQRHFYFRELFRLQSELVKMQEWVVASGEKIVVIFEGRDAAGKGGVIKRITQRLNPRVCRVAALPAPNSRERTQWYFQRYVAHLPAAGEMVLFDRSWYNRAGVERVMGFCSDEDYEEFFRTVPEFEKMLIRSGIRLIKYWFSITDTEQEFRFQCRVSDPLKHWKLSPMDLESRRRWEDYTKAKEVMLERTHIPEARWWVVPATDKKLARLNCISHMLSLIPYQQVEYTPIELPPRVHHSDYHRLPVPEDMIIPQPYLPKDDPGTNLS
- a CDS encoding MFS transporter — its product is MSKRPKTIQEYIDETPRWEDGTEVSEAPMTRMQWRIWGLATAGKFFEGLVVFMTGVALPLMVREFQLTAADKGMISAASLAGILIGATALGGLADHFGRKMLFISEMVLFTIFLVLVAVSPSFPFLVLSLFGMGLALGCDYPTAHLVISESIPSHCRGKLVLGAFGFQAVGALAGTVLGFFILSISKSMADWRLMYACAIIPAITVIIGRFFITQSPHWLMSKGRHKEAEREMRRLLERKPQYPKDIVLEPDAALTIEAANTPEFTKLFTKPKYRRATILASVPWFLQDLSTYGIGIFTPTILAYTFGHDSGVPRNLADVIHDDIQAAKGAAIIDVLLILGIVAAIFLADRVGRIKLQIGGFIGCAIGLLLAAISTYFDGTTHVLLIFAGFMLFNFMTNMGPNAMTYLLAGEVFPTKVRGVGAGFAASFAKVGAVATAFLFPILLKDIGTATLLYILIGTCLLGAWVTHRFAIETKGVNLEHIKLD
- a CDS encoding thioredoxin family protein — translated: MKHVPRILAILALSTAAAFAAPEIGKPAPDFSLKDASGKEVKLSDYKGKYVVLEWVNFGCPFVKKHYGSGNMQALQKDLTGKGAVWLSICSSAEGKQGFFPKGEVAAAVKENGSNATDYLIDASGEVGKLYGAVTTPEMFLINPEGELVYKGAIDSAASPDPATIKDATNYVKAAFEEASAGKPVSNPSTKSYGCSVKY
- a CDS encoding LolA family protein; this encodes MKRLLLLALTLPVAWAAAQPMSDDETAHLLDQIAAKRADGAIQSDFREEKKLAMMEKPVVETGTIAFLAPNKFRREVPGKSLTACDGETLWMYYPAYKEAEKYTLSSNKALRESLSAMTSGLGLRDIAKNYSVKAERNADGYTMDLTPRSRAMRGTIQSITLVIGADLKARRMVLVSGPGESSTITFSNERKAALTPDDFSFKPPSGVTVSEPLGR
- a CDS encoding lysophospholipid acyltransferase family protein — translated: MSGRSHTERWAYQRLYQDSIFSLCTRLYPYTRRPVFQAVSRTVAWTYAMTQPAVREVVRRNLQLLRKEPVSEAEAVRVFVNFGATIADYVAVGAMPVKKAQSLQENDGGLEHLRAAMSGGRGVILATAHFSFFEYGAVALGKAGIPLTIGTLPEPTASLTEWRAKWRQRWNTETVPVGADPFSSIQIVRSLDAGRCVALLADRPIAEHGLPISLPNGRTLFSTAPAILAAMTRCPVVPVIVLRLRGGKYRLIAKPPIHVEAASRELRKQAIEDCTRQIAAELFEEIIQHPTQWYQFVPVSA
- a CDS encoding polysaccharide deacetylase family protein; the encoded protein is MALSTRHLILAARAAALALWPLTPWRARWSVEMTHNFFWLYPTLRQNCAWQGPVATRFETEKREVWLTIDDGPDPRDTPGMLDALARYEAKATFFVIGRQVDSQRALVRRILREGHSLGNHTYSHSSGWWWAAPKPVVRHEIAWGNKAIETATGSKPKWFRSPVGMNNMSVHPAAAAESQRVIGWSASGKDGCPAAPTVVIQRIMASVRPGAIILLHEGGASRYRVSTLERLLERLKNAGYTCVLPEPESLR
- a CDS encoding glycosyltransferase family 2 protein, producing the protein MSFEDRERIVILPSYNSGRMLVETARAVLNVWQPVWVVLDGSTDESVAEIQELARSEPGLSVIHLGENRGKGGASLVAMEAAAKAGYTHALLMDADGQHPVQDVTGFMELSQRHPGAMILGEPVFGPEAPAERVKGRRVGNWFANLETLWGGIRDSLFGFRLYPLRPAIDVMRSITTARRFDFDTELAVRLFWAGVEPINRPVPVRYPEKADGGVTHFRYLRDNLLLAGTHTRLCILLFPRLWRVWQLRRKWLSPRDI
- a CDS encoding lysophospholipid acyltransferase family protein, translating into MSTVRAHSPSPIYVRGRRRVFFSVRGIWDYVRQVTAIFLFIGSGIVVCPACILLRRLAGNSIRPSTGQHLIHWLFRNWLKISTALGAFDIQIDDVEKLRSLRGTIIAPNHPSELDAIYLLSFVPNAICVMRASLMKRSYLGGAARMAGYITNDQGPTLVREGIEKIREGENLLIFPEGTRTRAQAVNPFKHGFALIATKTGAPIQTVLIEQEGRYLSKEFPLFSPARLPITVRITLGEVFTPQEGETAPALAQRLEDYFRSNLEYTGESILRRKKDVSL
- a CDS encoding lysylphosphatidylglycerol synthase transmembrane domain-containing protein, with translation MRKWLTIILQTLVSVALLAWIFRDASTRREVMQFVREADIFWLVTGVASAGVGIILGVYRWEIFLRVMGIRLSGWELFRISMVGLFFNNFLVGAVGGDAVKVVWLGAKGHSKVSALVSVLMDRMSGLGALVVCSLVFIAGRLDWLSRSPVVAGVSHVVLVYLVAVLVFLGITFVLAMRGVTDRLPARIPGRGQLVNFTSAYFKFVSHWRSTLAASLISCVILVSYIGTFYCAARAFGVNQPFVDFLAFMPAVDIIAAMPVSLGGFGVRDQLFATIMGDLYGIPVAQAVSISLCGAFMSLIWGLLGLAMLPSYRRVVREETETA
- a CDS encoding class I SAM-dependent methyltransferase, with the translated sequence MSSPVRQAAQRYRRWKNLYYYSLGKAFLDPAYPAVARLFRNSTLPLLDLGCGMGLLTAYLRASGHGSHVIGIELDAEKVSVAREVLGEAGAEFHPGDAFSFPPHLGDVVMLDVIHYFDDAQQQALLTRIAQSLAPGGVAAIRFTLNERHWRFALTRAEEWFVHRSGWIPTTGHNFPTAEEMTRAFVAAGCEVTMEPMWGCTPFNSYLLVARRRD